In one Methylocaldum szegediense genomic region, the following are encoded:
- the sseA gene encoding 3-mercaptopyruvate sulfurtransferase, which translates to MEQDLHSPLIDAEWLAKRLHSADIVILDATFFLPNQARNAQQEYGSAHIPGARFFDIDAIADRDNPLPHMLPSPEFFAACVGQLGIDNQTHVVVYDNNSFMASARVWWTFRVFGHDRVSVLDGGLQYWKSKGLPLDASAVTAEPRFFKASFRPNLVRNLEEMKVLVGDVVTQIIDARSPGRFAGTEPEPRPGIRSGHIPGSKNLFFKKLIDETTQRLKPASEIRNEFENTGIDLEKPVVTTCGTGVTASVLALGLYCLGCESAAVYDGSWTEWGGLNDTPISV; encoded by the coding sequence ATGGAACAAGATCTGCACTCGCCGCTGATCGATGCGGAATGGCTCGCCAAACGCCTTCATTCCGCGGACATCGTCATATTGGATGCCACCTTCTTCCTGCCGAACCAGGCACGCAACGCACAACAAGAATATGGCTCCGCCCATATTCCGGGAGCTCGATTCTTCGACATCGACGCCATAGCTGATCGCGACAATCCTCTACCGCACATGCTCCCCTCCCCCGAGTTCTTTGCCGCCTGCGTCGGTCAGTTGGGTATTGATAATCAGACCCATGTCGTCGTTTATGACAACAACAGCTTCATGGCGTCGGCCCGCGTATGGTGGACGTTCCGAGTGTTCGGTCATGACCGCGTGTCGGTGTTGGATGGTGGACTTCAATACTGGAAATCCAAGGGACTACCGCTCGATGCAAGCGCGGTGACCGCCGAACCCCGCTTTTTCAAGGCTTCCTTCAGGCCGAACCTGGTGCGGAATCTCGAGGAAATGAAGGTGCTCGTCGGGGACGTCGTGACCCAGATCATCGACGCCCGCTCACCCGGGCGGTTTGCCGGAACAGAGCCCGAACCTCGCCCTGGCATTCGCTCGGGCCATATTCCTGGAAGCAAGAATCTCTTTTTCAAGAAACTCATAGACGAAACCACACAACGCCTGAAGCCCGCTTCCGAAATTCGAAACGAGTTCGAGAATACCGGTATCGACCTCGAGAAACCGGTCGTTACTACCTGCGGAACAGGTGTGACCGCATCGGTGCTCGCGCTCGGCCTGTATTGCCTCGGTTGCGAGTCTGCGGCCGTCTACGATGGGTCTTGGACCGAATGGGGCGGGCTGAATGACACACCAATCAGCGTGTAA
- a CDS encoding adenine phosphoribosyltransferase, with protein MERLRAAIRDIPDFPKPGILFKDITPLVKDPAALRLAVHHLLHPYIGRDITAVAGMEARGFIFGSLVAWELGVGFVPLRKPGKLPYDVQTISYDLEYGSAALEVHIDALNSGDRVLLIDDLLATGGTAKASCELVEALGAEIVGCAFVVELDELQGRKKLERYPVHSLLHY; from the coding sequence ATGGAGAGGCTTAGAGCGGCCATTCGGGATATTCCGGATTTTCCAAAGCCTGGAATTCTCTTCAAAGACATTACGCCTCTCGTCAAAGACCCGGCCGCGTTGAGATTGGCCGTGCACCACCTGCTCCATCCCTACATTGGCCGAGATATCACGGCCGTTGCCGGCATGGAAGCGCGCGGGTTCATTTTTGGATCTCTGGTTGCCTGGGAATTGGGTGTAGGATTCGTCCCGCTTCGAAAACCCGGCAAACTCCCTTATGACGTGCAAACCATCAGCTATGACCTTGAATACGGCTCGGCCGCTCTTGAGGTCCATATCGACGCCTTGAATTCCGGAGACAGAGTCCTCTTGATTGATGATCTATTAGCAACCGGCGGCACAGCCAAAGCTAGTTGCGAACTGGTTGAAGCTTTGGGGGCGGAAATCGTCGGCTGTGCTTTTGTCGTGGAACTCGACGAACTACAGGGACGCAAAAAATTGGAACGATACCCTGTCCATTCGCTCTTACATTATTGA
- a CDS encoding exodeoxyribonuclease VII small subunit — protein sequence MAKKNPNFEESLAELEQLVERMEQGNLPLEESLKLFERGIQLTRFCQKALKEAEQKVQILLEENGEPTLKPFTDES from the coding sequence ATGGCCAAAAAGAACCCGAATTTTGAAGAATCTCTGGCCGAACTGGAACAACTGGTCGAACGTATGGAACAAGGCAATCTTCCTCTGGAGGAGTCGCTTAAACTGTTCGAACGCGGGATTCAATTGACCCGTTTCTGCCAAAAAGCCTTGAAAGAAGCAGAACAAAAGGTCCAGATTTTGCTGGAAGAAAATGGAGAACCCACGTTAAAGCCTTTTACCGATGAATCTTGA
- the cpdA gene encoding 3',5'-cyclic-AMP phosphodiesterase produces the protein MNGSGYNNSKDARTIGKAAVTHILHITDFHFLAEPGQTLLGVDTEQSFAAVLEHAGHAPWKPDLALLTGDLVQDPCHSSYERLKQRLSALGIPCYCLPGNHDDPRLMSELLPSENVHVQHRIMLDPWQIVCLDSTISGKASGRLSDEQLGLLEQSLRNHPDRYTLIALHHHVIPSGSRWMDTMVLENASEFLAITQKYPHARAVVFGHVHQEIDKVFGRLRLLATPSTCFQFKPFSPNFALDIAAPGYRWIELYADGTIGTRVERLTDVPAGLEFTSNGY, from the coding sequence ATGAACGGCTCAGGATACAACAACAGTAAGGATGCGCGAACGATTGGAAAAGCCGCGGTTACCCATATCCTTCATATCACCGATTTTCACTTCCTCGCCGAACCAGGGCAAACACTGCTTGGTGTAGATACCGAGCAAAGCTTTGCTGCAGTACTTGAACACGCCGGGCATGCCCCCTGGAAACCGGACTTGGCGCTATTGACGGGCGATCTGGTTCAAGACCCTTGTCATTCAAGTTATGAACGACTCAAACAACGGTTATCTGCCTTAGGCATCCCTTGTTACTGTCTTCCGGGCAATCATGACGATCCTCGGCTCATGTCCGAGCTCCTACCGAGTGAAAACGTTCACGTTCAACATCGAATCATGCTCGATCCATGGCAAATCGTCTGCCTGGACAGCACGATCAGCGGTAAGGCGAGTGGGCGGCTGTCGGATGAGCAGCTCGGTCTTCTCGAACAGTCACTAAGAAACCATCCCGACCGTTATACCCTTATCGCGCTTCATCATCATGTCATTCCCAGTGGGAGTCGATGGATGGACACCATGGTCCTGGAAAACGCCAGCGAGTTTTTGGCGATAACACAGAAATACCCACACGCGCGGGCCGTGGTATTTGGGCATGTTCATCAAGAGATCGACAAGGTGTTTGGGCGGCTACGTTTGCTCGCCACCCCTTCAACTTGCTTTCAGTTCAAACCTTTCAGTCCGAACTTTGCCCTCGACATAGCTGCTCCGGGCTATCGCTGGATTGAGCTTTACGCCGATGGAACGATAGGTACTCGAGTGGAACGGCTCACTGACGTGCCGGCAGGTCTGGAATTCACGTCAAACGGATATTGA
- a CDS encoding DUF2726 domain-containing protein → MNWLILVGIATLATLLLLTRGSSKSAEKTRRSGFRREDFLFSAEERGFYFALKQAVGDDYEIFGKIPVIELISPREDETNRGARKTFEQVADRCFDFILCSKADLSIVCALELYEHAVSARRSRAPEDPLRPICDAAGLPLVRIEAGPFYDTNEIKQTIASSVRKDPLYLPEPDGRKEPRISIIEDLEL, encoded by the coding sequence ATGAATTGGTTGATTCTTGTCGGAATCGCCACTCTTGCTACCTTGCTGTTGCTCACAAGAGGCTCGTCGAAATCCGCCGAAAAGACGAGGAGATCCGGCTTCCGCAGGGAGGACTTTCTGTTCTCGGCAGAGGAAAGGGGTTTTTATTTCGCACTCAAGCAGGCCGTTGGCGACGATTATGAGATTTTCGGCAAGATTCCCGTCATCGAACTCATATCGCCGCGTGAGGACGAAACAAACCGCGGCGCGCGGAAAACGTTCGAGCAAGTCGCCGACCGATGCTTCGATTTCATCCTTTGCTCCAAAGCCGATCTGTCCATCGTGTGCGCATTGGAACTTTATGAACACGCCGTATCAGCAAGGCGGTCGAGAGCACCTGAAGATCCTTTGAGACCGATTTGTGACGCTGCGGGATTACCCTTGGTGCGCATAGAAGCCGGACCGTTCTACGATACGAACGAGATCAAACAAACTATTGCATCGTCTGTCCGCAAAGATCCCTTGTATCTGCCCGAACCCGACGGACGTAAAGAACCCCGTATCTCCATTATCGAGGATCTCGAGTTGTGA
- the dapE gene encoding succinyl-diaminopimelate desuccinylase, which produces MSQTLDLAIELIRRPSVTPDDAGCMDLIAAKLEPFGFKTEWLNFDDTRNIWSRRGRSGPLLVFLGHTDVVPAGPLEDWLSPPFEPEIRDGQLYGRGAADMKSGIAAMTTALTRFVSRYPDHKGSIALLLTSDEEGAATNGVVKVVETLQERDEKIDWCLIGEPSSFATLGDVIRIGRRGSLSGVLRVFGVQGHVAYPDKAENPIHRFAPVLSELTHEVWDQGNEYFPPTSFQISNIQAGTGAENVIPGRLEVMFNFRFSTALTEDRIKQRVHAILDKHGLRYELNWRLSGAPFLTTKPELIDAVQRALEIVLKRRARMDTGGGTSDGRFIAPTGAQVVELGPINGSIHKVNEHVSIEDIDKLSAVYEQILVNLLAS; this is translated from the coding sequence ATGAGCCAGACTTTGGATTTGGCGATCGAACTGATTCGGCGTCCTTCGGTTACGCCTGACGATGCCGGTTGCATGGACCTGATCGCAGCCAAACTGGAGCCCTTCGGTTTCAAGACCGAATGGTTGAATTTCGACGACACGAGAAACATCTGGTCGAGGCGGGGCAGATCTGGACCTTTGCTCGTGTTCCTAGGTCATACCGACGTCGTGCCTGCCGGTCCTTTGGAAGATTGGCTATCGCCTCCGTTCGAGCCCGAGATCCGCGATGGCCAGCTATACGGAAGAGGGGCGGCGGATATGAAGAGCGGCATCGCCGCCATGACCACGGCGTTGACACGATTCGTAAGCCGCTACCCCGATCACAAAGGATCGATTGCCTTGCTGCTTACCAGCGACGAGGAAGGCGCAGCGACGAACGGCGTGGTCAAAGTCGTCGAGACCCTGCAAGAGCGTGACGAAAAAATCGACTGGTGTCTCATCGGTGAACCCTCCAGCTTCGCTACACTCGGGGACGTGATCCGCATCGGACGGCGCGGATCGCTGTCCGGCGTCCTGCGCGTATTCGGCGTGCAGGGCCATGTCGCCTATCCGGACAAAGCGGAAAATCCGATCCACCGTTTTGCGCCTGTACTTTCGGAATTGACCCACGAGGTCTGGGACCAGGGCAACGAATACTTTCCGCCCACCAGTTTCCAAATATCCAATATCCAGGCCGGCACCGGCGCCGAAAACGTGATTCCGGGACGACTCGAGGTCATGTTTAACTTCCGCTTTTCGACGGCGCTAACCGAAGATCGGATAAAGCAACGTGTTCACGCCATCTTGGACAAACACGGCTTGCGGTATGAGCTGAACTGGCGGTTGTCGGGCGCGCCCTTCCTGACGACCAAACCGGAACTCATCGACGCCGTTCAAAGAGCGCTCGAAATCGTTCTGAAGCGACGCGCCAGAATGGACACGGGAGGCGGCACCTCGGACGGCCGCTTCATTGCTCCGACTGGGGCCCAAGTGGTAGAACTTGGCCCTATTAACGGCAGTATCCACAAAGTCAACGAACACGTATCGATCGAGGATATCGACAAGCTCTCCGCGGTTTACGAGCAGATCCTCGTCAACCTGCTCGCTTCATAG
- a CDS encoding ArsC family reductase, with the protein MSHPEIVLFGIRNCDTCKKARAWLDTRGVSYQFHDFREDGLERSILEDLEHAVGWEHLLNRRSTTWRELSDEDRAHLTRDKALQLMLQFPTLIKRPVLKVGNNMFSGFSPALYEKAL; encoded by the coding sequence GTGAGCCACCCCGAAATTGTCCTCTTTGGCATCCGGAACTGCGACACCTGCAAGAAAGCCCGCGCCTGGCTCGATACACGCGGCGTGAGCTACCAGTTCCACGATTTTCGGGAGGATGGCCTGGAGCGCTCGATTCTCGAGGACCTCGAACACGCTGTGGGTTGGGAGCACCTTCTCAACCGCCGAAGCACAACCTGGCGCGAACTCTCCGATGAAGACCGGGCGCATCTGACTCGAGACAAGGCACTGCAGTTGATGCTTCAATTCCCCACACTGATCAAACGGCCAGTGTTGAAGGTGGGAAACAACATGTTCAGCGGTTTTTCGCCGGCGCTGTACGAGAAGGCGCTATGA
- the dxs gene encoding 1-deoxy-D-xylulose-5-phosphate synthase has product MIKANQYPLLQTVGSPADLRALSEDQLPQLASELRAFLLDSVSQSGGHLAAGLGAVELTIALHYVFDTPEDKLVWDVGHQAYPHKILTGRRDRLPSIRKKNGLSAFPNREESPYDCFGVGHSSTSISAALGMAIVASLEGRNTHAVAIIGDGGLTGGMAFEALNHAGALDANLLVVLNDNEMSISPNVGALNNYLARILSSKFYSTVRQGSKHILMRSMPSVWELARRAEEHVKGMVAPGTLFEELGFNYIGPVDGHNLDTLITTLRNLRDLPGPRFLHVVTKKGKGYLPAEKDPVAYHGVSSFDLSKDHLPKSKPGSPTFTEVFGQWLCDMAEKDHRLLGITPAMREGSGLVEFSERFPDRYFDVGIAEQHAVTLAAGQACEGYKPVVAIYSTFLQRAYDQLIHDVALQNLPVLFAIDRAGLVGPDGPTHAGSFDLSFMRCIPNMVIMAPADENECRQMLFTGFQHNGPASVRYPRGKGPGVPVVAEMTALPIGKGEIRRRGKRIAILAFGTLLAPSVEAGEKIDATVVNMRFVKPLDEALIFELAKTHEMFVTVEDNVIAGGAGSGVNELLQARQCYVPVLNLGLPDRFLGQGTREELLALCGLDADGIASAIERYAESLNALKPAAPRVTVATRGL; this is encoded by the coding sequence ATGATTAAAGCGAACCAATACCCTCTCCTACAAACCGTCGGCAGCCCCGCGGACTTACGCGCCTTATCCGAAGATCAACTGCCTCAGCTCGCCAGCGAGTTGCGTGCGTTCTTGTTGGACAGCGTAAGTCAGTCGGGCGGCCATTTGGCAGCCGGATTGGGTGCGGTTGAACTCACGATCGCCCTGCACTATGTCTTCGATACACCTGAAGACAAGCTGGTTTGGGATGTGGGCCATCAGGCTTATCCTCACAAAATCCTGACAGGGCGCCGCGATAGATTGCCGTCCATTCGCAAGAAAAACGGACTTTCTGCGTTTCCGAATCGGGAGGAGAGCCCTTATGACTGCTTCGGCGTCGGCCACTCGAGCACATCGATCAGTGCCGCGCTCGGAATGGCCATCGTCGCATCGCTTGAAGGGCGCAACACTCACGCTGTCGCTATCATCGGTGACGGCGGCCTAACCGGCGGTATGGCGTTCGAAGCGCTAAACCATGCAGGCGCCCTCGATGCCAATTTACTTGTCGTACTCAACGACAACGAGATGTCGATTTCGCCCAATGTTGGAGCGCTTAACAATTATCTGGCGCGAATCCTCTCCAGCAAGTTCTACTCAACCGTGCGACAGGGCAGCAAGCATATCCTGATGCGAAGCATGCCCAGCGTGTGGGAACTCGCCCGTCGTGCCGAAGAGCATGTCAAAGGCATGGTCGCTCCAGGGACCTTGTTCGAGGAATTGGGTTTCAACTATATCGGACCGGTCGACGGCCACAATCTGGATACTCTGATTACGACCCTGCGGAATCTCCGGGATTTGCCGGGCCCCCGATTCCTGCACGTGGTCACCAAGAAAGGCAAGGGCTATTTGCCTGCGGAGAAAGATCCGGTCGCTTATCACGGCGTTTCGTCTTTCGATCTCAGCAAGGATCATTTGCCGAAATCGAAACCGGGGAGCCCGACCTTCACCGAGGTCTTCGGACAATGGCTATGCGACATGGCGGAAAAGGACCATCGCCTGCTCGGTATCACGCCCGCAATGCGCGAAGGCTCCGGACTCGTGGAATTTTCTGAGCGCTTTCCGGACCGCTACTTTGATGTCGGCATCGCCGAGCAACACGCGGTAACCTTGGCCGCAGGGCAGGCTTGCGAAGGCTACAAGCCGGTGGTCGCGATCTATTCGACTTTCCTGCAGCGCGCCTACGACCAGCTCATCCATGACGTGGCGCTTCAGAATTTGCCGGTACTCTTCGCGATCGATCGTGCCGGGTTAGTTGGACCCGACGGACCGACGCATGCCGGCAGTTTCGACCTAAGCTTCATGCGCTGCATTCCGAACATGGTGATCATGGCACCGGCAGACGAAAACGAGTGCCGGCAGATGCTTTTCACCGGTTTTCAGCATAACGGCCCCGCCAGCGTCCGCTACCCCCGAGGTAAAGGCCCGGGCGTTCCGGTTGTTGCCGAGATGACTGCACTTCCTATTGGCAAAGGCGAAATCCGACGCCGGGGAAAAAGAATTGCGATACTCGCTTTCGGCACTTTGCTCGCCCCTTCGGTCGAAGCAGGCGAAAAAATCGACGCTACCGTGGTCAATATGCGCTTCGTAAAACCGCTGGACGAAGCACTGATTTTCGAACTAGCAAAAACCCATGAAATGTTCGTGACGGTCGAAGACAACGTCATCGCCGGTGGAGCCGGCAGTGGCGTCAACGAGCTTCTCCAAGCACGCCAGTGCTATGTTCCCGTACTCAACCTTGGTTTGCCGGACCGTTTTCTCGGTCAGGGCACTCGGGAAGAATTGCTGGCCCTTTGCGGCCTGGATGCCGATGGCATCGCTAGCGCCATCGAGCGCTATGCGGAGAGCCTCAATGCGCTAAAACCAGCCGCCCCCCGTGTTACGGTCGCTACGCGGGGGCTTTGA
- the ispA gene encoding (2E,6E)-farnesyl diphosphate synthase: protein MNLETDLNRFMQICQARAEAALDLRLPAADRMPERLHQAMRYSVLGGGKRLRPLLTYAAGQAVGVPWECLDGPACAVEFIHVYSLIHDDLPAMDNDDLRRGKPTCHIAFDEATAILAGDALQALAFHVLAHDSSIAVPASSRLAMVETLAKASGSLGMVGGQAIDLESVGKTLDLPSLENMHIRKTGALIRASVNLATLAHPSLDSSIADKLDHYAKCIGLAFQIQDDVLDEESDTQTLGKTQGKDRDNNKPNYPALLGLAGAKQKARELHEEAVDTLSGLGAEADILRALSRFIIERRA from the coding sequence ATGAATCTTGAAACCGACTTGAATCGTTTTATGCAGATCTGCCAAGCGCGGGCAGAGGCGGCCCTCGATCTCAGATTGCCGGCAGCTGACCGCATGCCCGAACGCCTACATCAAGCCATGCGCTACTCAGTGTTGGGAGGCGGAAAAAGGCTGCGTCCATTGTTGACCTATGCCGCCGGGCAAGCCGTCGGCGTTCCATGGGAATGTCTCGACGGCCCCGCCTGCGCGGTGGAATTCATACACGTTTATTCGTTGATACACGACGATTTGCCGGCAATGGACAACGACGACCTACGCCGCGGCAAGCCTACCTGCCATATTGCGTTCGACGAAGCAACAGCTATTCTCGCCGGCGACGCACTGCAAGCCCTGGCCTTTCATGTCCTCGCCCATGACTCGTCAATTGCCGTGCCCGCCAGCAGTCGGCTCGCGATGGTCGAGACCTTAGCAAAGGCGAGCGGGTCCCTGGGCATGGTCGGGGGTCAGGCGATAGACCTCGAATCAGTTGGGAAAACGCTGGATCTTCCTAGTCTGGAAAACATGCATATCCGAAAGACGGGTGCCCTCATTCGCGCCAGCGTCAACCTGGCGACCTTGGCCCATCCGTCGCTCGACAGCAGCATCGCCGACAAGCTGGACCATTACGCCAAATGCATAGGTCTCGCGTTCCAAATCCAGGATGATGTACTCGACGAGGAAAGCGATACCCAGACCTTAGGTAAGACCCAAGGCAAGGATCGGGACAATAACAAGCCGAATTATCCGGCGCTCTTAGGGCTGGCGGGTGCCAAACAAAAGGCGCGAGAACTTCACGAAGAGGCTGTTGACACGCTTTCCGGCCTCGGTGCCGAAGCAGACATTCTCCGAGCGCTGTCGCGGTTCATCATCGAACGGCGTGCCTGA